A single genomic interval of Candidatus Neomarinimicrobiota bacterium harbors:
- the folB gene encoding dihydroneopterin aldolase, with protein MGKVILKNMVFYGYHGAVEQEKILGGRFEVDLELKFDMSKAIKTGHLEDTINYEEVYKTVHDVVTNSQYYLLEKLAGKIMEIIFKSFNVDSVKINLRKPNAPLKGVLDYVEVELEYSKNDFFEKMKGLNVR; from the coding sequence ATGGGTAAAGTTATTCTAAAAAATATGGTTTTCTATGGTTATCATGGTGCAGTCGAACAGGAAAAAATTCTTGGCGGTCGATTTGAAGTTGATCTTGAATTAAAATTTGATATGTCAAAAGCGATAAAAACAGGTCATCTTGAAGATACGATTAATTATGAGGAAGTATATAAGACTGTTCACGATGTTGTAACAAACTCCCAATATTATCTACTTGAAAAGCTTGCTGGTAAAATTATGGAAATCATTTTCAAAAGCTTTAACGTTGATTCTGTTAAAATCAATTTGAGGAAACCTAATGCTCCACTGAAGGGTGTTCTTGATTATGTAGAGGTTGAACTTGAATATTCAAAAAATGATTTTTTTGAAAAGATGAAAGGTTTAAATGTACGATAA
- a CDS encoding deoxynucleoside kinase has translation MNSIYYIAIEGVIGVGKTSLAKIISKKLSAKLLLEKPEENPFLDDFYRDTERYAFQTQIFFLLSRYRQQMELKQADLFSKLIVSDYMFQKDKLFASINLNEKEFSLYNSLYRLLEKNILKPDLVIYLQASVNRLMQNIKTRGRSYEKYIEPEYIESLIHVYNEFFFMYYDSPLLIINTEEIDFVNNENDLNDILKVINTPFEGTKYYKPVKRVLK, from the coding sequence ATGAATAGTATATATTACATTGCAATTGAGGGTGTTATTGGGGTAGGGAAGACAAGCCTTGCTAAGATTATCTCAAAAAAATTATCTGCAAAACTTTTACTGGAAAAGCCTGAAGAAAATCCTTTTCTCGACGATTTTTATAGAGATACAGAAAGATACGCTTTTCAGACACAAATCTTTTTTTTATTGAGTAGATATAGACAGCAGATGGAATTAAAGCAAGCGGATCTATTCTCAAAGTTGATTGTAAGTGACTATATGTTCCAGAAAGATAAACTTTTTGCTAGTATAAATTTGAATGAAAAAGAATTTTCCCTTTATAATAGTCTTTACAGGTTGCTTGAAAAAAATATTCTAAAGCCTGATCTTGTGATATATCTGCAAGCAAGTGTGAATAGGTTGATGCAAAATATAAAAACAAGGGGCAGAAGTTATGAGAAGTATATTGAACCGGAATACATCGAATCATTGATTCATGTATATAATGAATTCTTCTTTATGTATTACGATAGCCCTCTATTAATCATAAATACAGAGGAAATAGACTTTGTAAACAACGAGAACGATTTAAATGATATTTTAAAGGTCATTAATACCCCTTTTGAGGGTACAAAGTATTATAAACCTGTAAAAAGAGTGTTAAAATGA
- a CDS encoding excinuclease ABC subunit C has product MTITKGKLTEKILEAPVQPGCYIFKDRQGKIIYIGKAKNIRNRVRSYLSKTNMNPKQMIMVSKIHDVEYFITNSEVEALILENTLIKMYKPKYNVCLRDDKTYPYIKITNENYPRLYITRRLLDDGSKYFGPFTDVKSLRKTLDIINKIFQIRTCKYNLTDNIVKLKKIKLCLSYHIKKCGGPCHGLVSKEEYSNMIEQVEAFINGKTDSVMSYLKNKMETAASELRFEDAARYRDQLRAIQLYSRKQYIELQGINDVDLIYFIIENNYGLSLLFRIRGGKIIGKEPFQLQNTENAEFSEIVSSFLEQYYSSTILLPDEIITNIEPENQSLLVEWLSSKKGKKIRISVPKHGEKARLLQIAEKNAKLQFEEFKYKENIKVDFVPKVLKSLKKDLNLPMYPRRIEAIDVSNIKGKQSVGSVVVFEDGKPKKSEYRKYKIKSVNGIDDYAMISEVMKRRYTRQLKEKKDLPDLILIDGGKGQLSKAVEVLKSLELENIPVIGLAKRLEEIFIPEQRDPIILPKDSLSLILLKRVRDEAHRFAITYHRKRRKKETIKSILDEIPKVGEKKKKELIKHFGSVEKIASASIEDLTTVPGIGKKLAETIWHFLHR; this is encoded by the coding sequence ATGACTATTACAAAAGGTAAATTAACGGAAAAGATATTAGAAGCACCAGTACAGCCAGGTTGCTATATATTTAAAGATAGGCAGGGGAAGATAATTTATATAGGTAAAGCTAAAAATATTAGAAACAGGGTTCGCTCATACCTTAGTAAGACTAACATGAACCCAAAACAGATGATTATGGTCTCAAAAATACATGATGTAGAATATTTTATAACGAATTCGGAAGTTGAAGCATTAATTCTTGAAAATACTCTTATAAAAATGTATAAACCAAAGTATAATGTTTGCCTTCGCGATGATAAAACATATCCATATATTAAAATAACAAATGAAAATTATCCCAGACTTTATATTACAAGGAGGCTTCTTGATGACGGCTCAAAATACTTTGGACCTTTCACTGATGTAAAATCTTTAAGAAAGACTTTAGATATCATTAATAAGATATTTCAGATTAGAACATGTAAATATAACCTGACCGACAATATTGTAAAATTAAAAAAAATAAAGCTATGCTTAAGCTATCATATTAAAAAGTGCGGAGGTCCCTGCCATGGATTAGTTAGTAAAGAAGAGTACTCAAATATGATAGAGCAAGTTGAAGCTTTTATTAATGGAAAGACTGATAGTGTCATGTCATATTTAAAAAATAAAATGGAGACAGCTGCCAGTGAATTAAGATTTGAAGATGCTGCTCGTTATAGGGATCAGCTAAGAGCAATCCAGTTATATTCACGGAAGCAATACATTGAATTACAAGGGATTAATGATGTTGATTTAATATACTTTATAATAGAAAATAATTATGGTCTTTCCCTTCTTTTTAGAATAAGAGGTGGAAAAATAATAGGTAAAGAACCCTTCCAATTACAAAATACTGAAAATGCAGAGTTTAGTGAAATTGTTTCAAGCTTTTTAGAGCAATATTATAGCTCAACTATTTTATTGCCAGATGAAATTATAACTAATATCGAACCAGAAAATCAATCACTTTTAGTTGAGTGGTTATCAAGTAAAAAAGGAAAGAAAATACGAATTAGCGTACCTAAGCATGGGGAAAAGGCAAGGCTTTTGCAAATAGCTGAAAAAAATGCGAAGCTGCAATTCGAAGAATTTAAATATAAGGAAAATATAAAAGTTGATTTTGTGCCAAAGGTTCTTAAAAGTCTCAAAAAAGATTTGAATCTTCCAATGTATCCGAGAAGGATTGAGGCTATTGATGTTTCAAACATAAAGGGAAAACAGTCTGTGGGTTCTGTAGTGGTTTTTGAGGATGGGAAGCCTAAAAAAAGTGAGTATAGAAAATATAAGATAAAAAGTGTAAATGGTATTGACGATTATGCAATGATCTCTGAGGTGATGAAAAGAAGATATACAAGACAATTAAAAGAAAAAAAAGATCTGCCAGATTTGATATTGATTGATGGGGGTAAAGGGCAGTTATCTAAAGCAGTAGAGGTTCTTAAAAGTTTAGAACTTGAAAATATTCCCGTTATAGGATTAGCAAAAAGACTTGAGGAAATTTTTATACCTGAACAAAGGGACCCAATTATTCTACCAAAGGATAGTCTTTCATTGATACTTCTAAAAAGGGTTAGAGATGAGGCACATAGATTTGCGATAACCTATCACAGGAAAAGGAGGAAAAAGGAAACAATAAAATCAATCCTGGATGAAATACCTAAAGTTGGAGAGAAAAAAAAGAAAGAACTAATTAAACATTTTGGTTCTGTTGAAAAAATAGCATCAGCATCTATTGAAGACCTCACAACTGTTCCTGGTATTGGTAAAAAACTTGCAGAAACAATCTGGCATTTTTTGCATCGATAA
- the purL gene encoding phosphoribosylformylglycinamidine synthase subunit PurL: protein MEKFKEPEVTLELAMEHGLTEEEYNRIIEILGRKPNYTELGIFSVMWSEHCSYKNSIVLLKTLPRTGKHLLVGAGEENAGLVDIGDGLAVSFKIESHNHPSAIEPFQGAATGVGGILRDIFTMGARPIANLDSLRFGPLNNPKNKYLFDHVVQGIAHYGNCVGVPTVAGEVYFEDCYTGNPLVNVMTVGIVEHDYIVSATAKGEGNTVMIVGSSTGRDGIHGATFASEELSEESEERRPSVQVGDPFTEKLLLEASLELARKGFLVGMQDMGAAGISCSTSEMSARGKSGMILDLSKVPLREPDMTPYEIMLSESQERMLVVVKKGFEEETKKIFKKWDLNCVEIGQVTNTQLLEIYMDGEKVGEVPAWHLVLGGGAPSYIRKTKIPSYLSETKNFNVDDIEEPRDYNKVLLELIGSPNIADKSWIYKQYDHSVMTNTVIKPGDGAGVLRIKDTDKALSVKTDGNGRYTYLNPYRGGAIAVSEAARNVVCTGAKPIAITNCLNFGNPYDPEIYYQFKEAVLGMGDACRVFNTPVTGGNVSFYNESPEGAIYPTVVVGMLGIIDDIKYVTTPWFKDEGDFILLIGNLKGELGGSQYLKTIYGLVKGDAPTIDLEFEKRVHNAVLDGIKEGIIKSAIDISDGGMAVAIAEACIKNPEKNIGASIFASGDMRNDELLFSECQSCIIVSIDEKNLLEMEKIASRNIVPCTTIGRVKADGVLRINDLIKIDVKTISQIYYNAIPNIMNK from the coding sequence ATGGAAAAGTTTAAAGAGCCGGAAGTAACATTGGAACTGGCTATGGAGCATGGGTTGACAGAGGAAGAGTATAATAGGATAATAGAAATACTCGGGAGAAAACCAAACTATACTGAATTAGGAATATTTTCAGTAATGTGGAGTGAACATTGCAGCTATAAAAATTCAATAGTTTTATTGAAGACTTTGCCAAGAACTGGTAAACATTTGTTAGTTGGAGCCGGTGAAGAAAACGCCGGGCTTGTTGATATTGGTGATGGGCTTGCCGTATCTTTCAAGATCGAATCTCATAATCATCCTTCTGCAATAGAGCCTTTTCAGGGAGCAGCTACAGGTGTAGGTGGAATATTACGAGATATATTTACAATGGGTGCAAGACCAATAGCAAATCTTGACTCATTGAGGTTTGGTCCATTGAACAATCCTAAAAATAAATATCTCTTTGATCATGTGGTTCAGGGAATTGCACATTATGGGAATTGTGTTGGAGTTCCAACTGTTGCGGGTGAGGTATATTTTGAAGATTGTTACACTGGTAACCCATTAGTAAATGTGATGACGGTAGGAATAGTTGAACACGATTATATAGTAAGTGCAACAGCTAAAGGTGAAGGGAATACAGTAATGATTGTTGGTTCTTCAACAGGAAGAGACGGTATTCACGGTGCAACATTTGCTTCTGAAGAATTATCAGAGGAATCTGAAGAAAGACGACCTTCTGTACAGGTGGGAGATCCTTTTACTGAGAAGTTATTATTGGAAGCTTCTTTAGAGTTAGCCAGGAAAGGTTTTCTTGTAGGAATGCAAGATATGGGAGCAGCTGGTATATCATGTTCTACATCTGAAATGTCAGCAAGAGGAAAGTCGGGTATGATCCTTGATTTAAGTAAAGTACCTTTAAGAGAACCAGACATGACACCTTATGAAATTATGCTTTCAGAATCTCAAGAAAGAATGCTTGTCGTTGTAAAAAAAGGTTTTGAAGAAGAAACAAAGAAAATATTTAAAAAATGGGATTTAAATTGCGTTGAAATAGGTCAGGTAACCAATACACAGTTGCTTGAAATTTATATGGATGGGGAAAAGGTTGGAGAAGTCCCTGCCTGGCATCTGGTATTGGGTGGAGGTGCACCATCTTATATACGAAAGACTAAGATACCCAGCTATTTAAGTGAGACAAAAAATTTTAATGTTGATGATATTGAAGAGCCGCGTGACTATAACAAGGTATTACTAGAACTTATTGGCTCACCGAATATTGCAGACAAGTCGTGGATTTATAAACAATATGATCATTCAGTTATGACTAATACTGTGATCAAACCAGGAGATGGAGCAGGTGTATTAAGAATAAAGGATACAGATAAAGCTCTTTCTGTAAAAACTGATGGAAACGGTAGATATACTTATTTAAATCCCTACAGAGGTGGTGCAATAGCCGTATCTGAAGCTGCAAGGAATGTAGTTTGTACTGGTGCCAAACCAATTGCTATTACTAACTGCTTAAATTTTGGCAATCCATACGATCCTGAAATATATTATCAGTTTAAAGAAGCTGTTCTGGGAATGGGAGATGCTTGTAGAGTATTTAATACCCCTGTAACAGGTGGTAATGTTAGTTTTTACAATGAATCTCCCGAGGGTGCAATTTATCCTACTGTTGTTGTCGGAATGCTTGGTATAATTGATGACATAAAATATGTTACAACACCATGGTTTAAAGATGAGGGTGATTTTATTTTATTGATAGGAAATTTAAAAGGCGAACTTGGTGGTAGCCAATATCTCAAGACAATTTATGGACTTGTAAAAGGGGATGCACCAACGATTGATCTGGAATTTGAAAAAAGAGTTCACAATGCAGTGCTCGATGGGATAAAGGAAGGGATAATAAAATCAGCGATAGATATTTCAGATGGCGGAATGGCAGTGGCTATTGCTGAAGCATGCATAAAAAATCCAGAAAAAAATATTGGTGCATCGATTTTTGCTTCAGGTGATATGAGAAATGATGAATTGCTTTTTAGCGAATGTCAATCGTGTATTATTGTTAGTATTGACGAGAAAAATTTGCTAGAGATGGAAAAGATTGCTTCTAGAAATATTGTTCCGTGTACAACAATTGGTAGAGTAAAGGCTGATGGTGTACTCAGAATAAATGACCTGATTAAAATAGATGTAAAAACTATATCACAAATATACTACAATGCAATTCCTAACATTATGAATAAATAA
- a CDS encoding SDR family oxidoreductase: MRKILLTGANSFLGGHLYKALFNSYIAYGTYNSNRIRTVNFLKLNLIGKGDVLKILNEVKPDIVIQNAAVSDPDDAEVNKKIAWLVNVESTEIIADWCNKNRAKLLYISTDQVFDGLSSYYKETDKANPINFYGKTKVEAENIVLASNKNAVIRMALMYGRGVFNISYRQEWLWNTLAYGKGKIKIIYDQYRSLLCVNNAADLIKELCDIDFSGLIHIGGPERISRYDFAIRLCNFLNRDYNERIEKVSYKEVHYKAVRPKDVSFDITKAKGILRTPILTTQEALSKYYT, translated from the coding sequence ATGAGAAAGATATTACTAACAGGGGCAAATAGTTTTCTTGGTGGACATTTATATAAAGCATTGTTTAATAGTTATATAGCATATGGAACATACAACTCCAATAGAATAAGAACAGTAAATTTCTTAAAGCTAAATCTTATCGGAAAGGGTGATGTCTTAAAAATATTAAATGAAGTAAAACCTGATATAGTAATTCAAAACGCTGCCGTATCTGACCCGGATGATGCAGAAGTAAATAAGAAAATAGCATGGCTGGTTAATGTAGAATCAACTGAGATAATAGCAGACTGGTGTAATAAAAATAGAGCAAAATTACTTTATATATCGACGGATCAGGTTTTTGATGGATTATCATCATATTATAAAGAAACAGATAAAGCAAATCCAATAAACTTCTATGGCAAGACCAAAGTCGAAGCAGAGAATATAGTGTTAGCTTCAAATAAAAACGCTGTTATCAGAATGGCATTAATGTATGGTAGAGGAGTTTTTAATATATCATACCGACAGGAATGGCTGTGGAATACCCTAGCTTATGGTAAGGGAAAAATTAAGATAATTTACGATCAATATCGAAGTTTACTCTGTGTAAATAATGCAGCGGATCTAATAAAAGAACTCTGTGATATTGATTTTTCTGGTTTAATTCATATTGGTGGACCAGAGAGAATATCCAGGTATGATTTTGCTATCAGATTATGTAACTTTTTAAATCGTGATTATAATGAAAGAATTGAGAAAGTAAGTTATAAAGAAGTTCACTACAAAGCGGTAAGGCCAAAAGATGTGAGTTTTGATATCACAAAAGCAAAAGGTATATTAAGAACTCCGATTCTGACTACTCAGGAAGCTTTATCAAAGTATTATACTTGA
- the folK gene encoding 2-amino-4-hydroxy-6-hydroxymethyldihydropteridine diphosphokinase, translated as MYDKVYIGLGSNIGNRLQNIKKAINIISADNKIIINKVSSIYISDPEEDDSLPEFYNAVIEVSTEYEPIELLEALKSIEKSMGRNLKREKRYEPRIIDLDIIAFNSIVIKGDILCIPHDKMKQRKFVLIPLEEIAPDFVCPDCGLTINNMIYNLRDKDKKVEKAVKILL; from the coding sequence ATGTACGATAAGGTTTACATAGGACTTGGCTCAAATATTGGCAATAGACTACAGAATATCAAAAAGGCTATAAATATCATTTCGGCGGACAATAAAATTATAATAAATAAGGTTTCTTCAATTTATATCTCAGATCCTGAGGAAGATGATTCTTTGCCAGAATTTTATAATGCTGTGATAGAAGTAAGTACTGAATATGAACCAATTGAATTACTTGAAGCTTTGAAATCTATTGAAAAATCGATGGGAAGAAATTTAAAAAGGGAAAAAAGGTATGAACCAAGAATAATAGATCTTGATATAATAGCATTTAATAGCATTGTAATTAAAGGTGACATTCTTTGCATACCTCATGATAAAATGAAACAAAGAAAATTTGTTCTCATTCCTTTAGAGGAAATTGCACCAGATTTTGTATGTCCTGACTGTGGACTAACAATAAATAATATGATTTATAATCTAAGGGATAAAGATAAAAAGGTTGAAAAAGCTGTTAAAATATTATTATAG
- a CDS encoding DUF362 domain-containing protein, which translates to MERSKLHLFRFTNKDNIEHVKKGIHRLLEAMKLESILKEEEIVAIKIHIGEKGNKTHLKPYHVKPIIDYIKNYGAKPFLTDTCVLYKSQRSNAYDHVLLAHEHGFGIEKIGVPFIVADGIAGRNEASIRIDAPINKEVYIAADFLAANSIVVVSHATGHMQTGIGATIKNIGMGMSSRKGKLVQHSVSKPRIVSQVCTACGLCLRWCPADAIVVNSEGKSVIVEEKCIGCGECLAVCRFNAVKFRWDRTDEEVQKQIAEHALGVIKSKRGKIAYITFAITMTKDCDCMAQPERFVVKDIGVIGGYDPIAIDKAIIDLTEKESGINLSKASYPNINYNVQLEYGEKIGLGRRNYEIEEIQV; encoded by the coding sequence ATGGAAAGGTCAAAATTACATCTATTCAGATTTACTAATAAAGATAATATCGAACATGTAAAAAAAGGAATTCACAGACTGCTTGAAGCAATGAAGCTGGAGTCCATTCTTAAAGAGGAAGAAATAGTAGCAATAAAAATTCATATAGGTGAAAAGGGAAATAAAACTCATTTAAAACCTTACCATGTAAAACCTATTATTGATTATATAAAAAATTATGGGGCAAAACCATTTTTAACTGATACATGTGTTCTTTATAAATCACAAAGAAGTAATGCATACGATCATGTATTGCTTGCTCATGAACACGGCTTTGGTATTGAAAAAATAGGTGTTCCATTTATTGTAGCAGATGGCATTGCAGGAAGAAATGAAGCTTCTATTAGAATTGATGCCCCTATTAATAAAGAAGTATACATTGCCGCTGATTTTCTTGCCGCAAATTCCATCGTAGTAGTTTCTCATGCTACGGGACATATGCAAACTGGTATCGGTGCTACAATAAAAAATATCGGAATGGGAATGTCGAGTAGAAAGGGTAAATTAGTACAGCATAGCGTTTCTAAACCCCGAATCGTTTCTCAAGTATGTACTGCATGCGGCTTATGTTTAAGATGGTGCCCGGCTGATGCAATTGTTGTCAATAGCGAGGGAAAGTCGGTTATAGTTGAAGAGAAATGTATTGGCTGTGGTGAGTGTCTTGCAGTTTGCAGATTTAATGCTGTTAAATTTAGATGGGATAGGACAGATGAAGAGGTCCAAAAGCAGATTGCTGAACATGCATTGGGTGTTATAAAGAGTAAAAGAGGAAAAATAGCTTATATTACTTTTGCAATTACTATGACAAAAGACTGCGATTGTATGGCTCAACCAGAAAGATTTGTTGTAAAAGATATCGGAGTTATTGGCGGCTACGATCCCATTGCTATTGACAAAGCTATCATCGATTTAACAGAAAAGGAAAGCGGTATTAATCTATCAAAAGCATCATATCCAAATATTAACTACAATGTTCAACTTGAATATGGTGAAAAGATAGGGCTCGGTCGCAGGAATTATGAAATTGAAGAGATTCAAGTATAA
- the lysA gene encoding diaminopimelate decarboxylase, which produces MEKIESVYVKNLVEKYGTPLYVYDFNKIEKNLNRLKNAFNFASGKVKIYYSLKAYSHPVIVNFLKDREIGFDCVSPGEIRMVLEEGVSSDKIFFTSSYESENDLKYAIDNNVIINLDDISSFKKLIKLGKVDFVSFRVNPGEGKGKYEQIITGGTKSKFGIPQEKIIDAYRLAYDYGIRRFGIHMMVGSGNLDKEYFPFIINQLFVIISEIIKKVNVNIKNINIGGGFGIPYYDDQEELDIEWVGQEILKIFENKVKEYGLNDPYLSIEPGRFIVGNAGYLVTRVAGIKRSYKNFIGVDAGFNIFPRPALYGAEHNVYLYKKFDKHKNIYNICGQICENTDILAKDRLLPDNIKIGDIIIFGEAGAYCSVLSSSYNLRFRPAEVAIYNGKDYLITERETYEHYTSRLLKVKF; this is translated from the coding sequence ATGGAAAAAATTGAAAGTGTATACGTTAAAAATTTAGTCGAGAAATATGGGACACCACTTTATGTCTACGATTTCAATAAAATAGAAAAAAATCTTAATAGATTAAAGAATGCGTTTAATTTTGCAAGCGGTAAGGTTAAAATATACTATTCATTGAAAGCATATTCTCATCCAGTAATTGTTAACTTCTTGAAAGATAGGGAGATAGGGTTTGATTGTGTTAGTCCCGGTGAAATACGTATGGTTCTTGAAGAGGGAGTAAGTTCAGATAAAATTTTTTTTACGAGTAGTTACGAAAGTGAAAATGACCTGAAATATGCAATAGATAATAATGTAATAATAAATCTTGACGATATATCGTCATTCAAAAAATTAATAAAATTAGGTAAAGTGGATTTTGTTAGTTTTAGAGTTAATCCTGGCGAAGGTAAAGGTAAATATGAGCAGATAATAACAGGTGGTACAAAATCAAAATTTGGTATACCACAAGAGAAAATTATTGATGCATACAGGTTAGCATATGATTATGGGATAAGACGCTTTGGCATACACATGATGGTAGGTTCAGGCAATCTTGATAAAGAATATTTCCCATTTATTATTAACCAATTATTTGTGATAATCAGCGAGATAATTAAAAAGGTTAATGTAAATATTAAAAATATAAATATAGGGGGTGGTTTTGGTATACCATATTATGATGATCAGGAAGAGTTGGATATTGAATGGGTAGGGCAAGAAATACTTAAAATTTTTGAAAATAAGGTGAAAGAATATGGTTTAAATGATCCATATTTATCTATTGAACCCGGAAGATTTATTGTTGGTAATGCGGGATATTTAGTGACTAGGGTAGCAGGGATCAAAAGGAGCTATAAAAACTTTATCGGTGTGGATGCAGGCTTTAATATATTCCCAAGACCAGCCCTATATGGTGCAGAACATAATGTTTATTTATATAAGAAATTTGATAAACATAAAAATATTTATAATATTTGTGGGCAGATTTGTGAAAATACGGATATATTGGCGAAAGATAGATTGCTACCCGATAATATTAAGATAGGTGATATAATTATATTCGGCGAGGCTGGTGCATATTGTAGTGTGCTTTCAAGCAGTTACAATCTTAGATTCAGACCCGCTGAGGTAGCAATATACAATGGCAAGGACTATCTAATAACAGAACGGGAAACATATGAACATTATACATCTAGACTTTTAAAGGTTAAATTTTAG
- a CDS encoding glycosyltransferase family 2 protein: MNKNYNLNFINFSFIIPAHNEEAYISKTINSIKKLDYPKDNLEVIVVENGSTDNTHKEIMDNAPDWFKVLKINEYGVSRAKNAGIENLTFSNGWVIFLDADTYIEKDFLTELKNFFHKNHAKNLTCGMVSLLPYPDSKLARVWYRFYNFANKITKTSRSIQIIRRDLLNEIRFDEKLSFDEDTYLLKECKKYGEYFFFKTKKVFSSTRRFERVGWIKQLFIWIYMATRSYEKKKQIKYPVLR; this comes from the coding sequence GTGAATAAAAATTATAACTTAAATTTTATTAATTTCTCATTCATAATCCCAGCGCATAATGAGGAGGCATACATTTCAAAAACTATTAATTCCATTAAAAAGCTTGACTATCCGAAGGATAATTTAGAGGTGATTGTTGTAGAAAACGGCTCTACTGACAATACACACAAAGAAATTATGGATAATGCACCAGATTGGTTCAAAGTTTTAAAGATCAATGAGTATGGAGTATCAAGGGCAAAGAACGCAGGTATTGAAAATTTAACATTTAGTAATGGTTGGGTAATTTTTCTAGATGCTGACACATATATCGAAAAAGATTTTTTAACTGAGTTAAAAAATTTTTTTCATAAGAACCATGCTAAAAATCTCACCTGCGGAATGGTTTCTCTACTTCCCTATCCTGATTCAAAGCTTGCGAGAGTCTGGTATCGATTCTATAATTTTGCGAATAAAATAACAAAGACATCCAGATCAATTCAAATAATTCGAAGAGATCTCTTAAATGAAATTAGATTTGATGAGAAATTGTCATTTGATGAAGATACATACCTGTTGAAAGAGTGCAAAAAATATGGTGAGTATTTTTTCTTTAAAACCAAAAAGGTTTTCTCATCTACACGTAGATTTGAAAGAGTAGGATGGATAAAGCAATTATTTATCTGGATTTATATGGCAACCAGATCTTATGAAAAGAAAAAACAAATAAAATACCCGGTTTTAAGATAA
- a CDS encoding amidohydrolase has product MYELIEFTKEIRRKLHKIPEPAFKEFKTTKFIEITIRNMGLQFEKFENLLTGGYCKIGNQDNVVLYRTDIDGLPIQESRSNKLKSTHHGYMHACGHDYHTAFGLALLRYFKDKNLKRGLNVIFQPAEESADSGGMYTVKEIDFSKVCCVLGVHMSPYYEKGVIQVKSGPMCASSSLIAFEFKGKGGHTSAPDKSNDLVYIVSEFISHLNDYLRKQIDQEEIFILSFGKIQGGESHNIIPEKVFVGGSLRVLNENVYNKIKDLIKDYVKGYEKLYKIKIDFKIPSYCPPVINNNNLYNNFVRFISQDKELKETWKIENKVFMGADDFSFYSRIVPGLYFLIGAKKRGELHSPILEFDEDVIDISLPLLTRFVEYLLKK; this is encoded by the coding sequence ATGTATGAACTTATTGAATTCACAAAAGAAATTAGGAGAAAGCTGCATAAGATTCCTGAGCCAGCATTTAAAGAGTTCAAAACAACTAAGTTTATAGAAATAACGATCAGGAATATGGGGCTTCAGTTTGAGAAGTTTGAGAATTTGCTAACTGGGGGATATTGCAAGATTGGCAATCAGGATAATGTAGTATTATATCGCACAGATATAGATGGCTTACCAATTCAAGAAAGCCGTTCTAATAAACTAAAATCAACACATCATGGTTATATGCACGCCTGTGGACATGATTATCATACAGCCTTTGGACTTGCATTACTAAGATACTTTAAGGATAAGAATCTAAAACGTGGGCTAAATGTTATATTTCAGCCAGCAGAAGAAAGTGCTGACAGTGGTGGCATGTATACTGTTAAGGAAATAGATTTTTCAAAAGTATGTTGTGTATTAGGTGTGCATATGAGTCCATATTATGAAAAAGGGGTTATTCAAGTGAAATCGGGTCCGATGTGTGCTTCTTCAAGCCTTATTGCTTTCGAATTTAAAGGAAAAGGTGGTCATACATCAGCTCCTGATAAAAGTAATGACCTTGTTTATATTGTATCAGAATTTATTTCTCACCTGAATGATTATTTAAGAAAGCAAATTGATCAGGAAGAGATATTCATTCTATCCTTTGGCAAAATACAGGGAGGTGAATCCCACAATATTATTCCAGAAAAAGTTTTTGTCGGTGGAAGTCTAAGAGTACTAAATGAAAATGTTTATAATAAAATAAAAGACTTAATTAAGGACTATGTGAAAGGTTATGAGAAGTTATATAAAATAAAAATAGACTTCAAAATACCATCCTATTGTCCGCCTGTAATAAATAACAATAACCTTTATAATAATTTTGTAAGATTTATAAGCCAAGATAAGGAACTAAAAGAAACCTGGAAGATTGAAAATAAAGTCTTTATGGGGGCCGATGATTTTAGTTTTTACTCAAGGATAGTCCCCGGATTGTATTTTTTAATAGGAGCTAAGAAAAGAGGTGAATTGCATTCACCAATATTAGAATTTGATGAAGATGTGATAGATATTTCCTTACCATTACTCACTCGTTTTGTTGAATATTTATTAAAAAAATAA